From the Mycobacterium noviomagense genome, the window CACATCGGGGCCGACACCGCCTGTTCCAGCGCCACCACCGTAATGCCGGCCAGTGGCGCCCGGGCTTGGGCCATCACATCACCATGCCGCCATCCACCGGCAGCACCTGCCCGGTGATGTACGACGCAGCATCAGAAGCGAGAAAGACGAACGCTCCGGCGATCTCCTCCGGCTCGGCCCAGCGCTTGAGCGGTATGCGGTTCATCATGTTGGCCGCGAACTTCTCGTTGGTGCGGATAGTTTCCGTCATCGGCGTGGCGGCCAGCGGCGCCAGCGCGTTGACGAGGATGTTCTTGGTCGCGAACTCACGGGCACACGATTTCGTGATGCCGATGATGCCTGCCTTGGCCGCAGAGTAGTTGACCTGACCGAGGGTTCCGGTGATTCCCGCCGCCGACGTCACGTTGATGACGCGCCCGGTCCCGTCGGTGGGAATGTACGGCAGCGCGGCCTGCGTGCAGTTGAACGTGCCCATCACATGGATGTCGAACAGCAAGCGGAACGATTCCTGGGTGGTCTTTTCGAACATCGCCGGCTGTGTCACACCTGCGTTGTTCACCAGGATGTGCAGCTTGCCATCGGCGAGATCGGCCGCCTGTGCGGCCGCGGCATCGGCCGACTCTCGATCCGAGACATCCAGCGCAGCCGACTCGGCTCGTCCGCCTGACGCTAAAATGCTTTCTGCCACAGCCGCTGCCGCGTCCTTGTCGACATCGGTGACCAGCACCGCCGCGCCTGCGTCGGCCAGGGCCTTCGCGACGGCGGAGCCGATGCCGCCCGCGGCGCCGGTAACCATCGCCGCGCGGCCGGACAAGTCGAAATACCGGCTCATCAATAACTCCTCGGCAGTTTGAGGGTGTGCGACCCCAGGTAGTTCAGGATCATCTCTTGACTGACCGGCGCGATCTTCATCAGTCGGGCCTCACGGAAGTAGCGGGACACGTTGTATTCCTCGGCATAGCCCATGCCGCCGTGGGTTTGCAAGGCGCGGTCCGCAGCGGTGAATCCCGCGTCGGCGCAAAGGTATTTGGCGGTATTGGCTTCCCGGCCGCAAGGCTTGCCGTTGTCGTAGAGCCAGGTGGCCTTACGCAACATCAGTTCGGCCGCATCCAGCCGGGCCAGCGAGTCGGCCAGCGGGAACTGGATGCCCTGGTTCATGCCGATCGGACGGCCGAAGACCTCACGGTCGGTCGCGTACTTGACCGCTTTGTCCAGCGCGACCCGTCCGATGCCGAGTGCTTCAGCGGCGATGAGCATCCGTTCTGGGTTCAACCCGTGAAGGATGTACTGAAATCCTTTGCCCTCCTCGCCGATCCGGTCTTCGACCGGTACTTCGAGGTTGTCGATGAACAACTCGTTGGAAGAGACAGCGTTGCGGCCCATTTTCGGAATCGGCCGGATGTCGACGCGGGCACGGTCGAGGTCGGTCAAGAACAGCGTCATCCCGTCAGTCTTCTTGGTCACCTCGTCGTAGCTCTGGTTGCGGGTGAGCAGCAGGATCTTCTCTGACTCCAGCGCTTTGGAGATCCACACTTTTCGCCCGTTGACAACGTAATGATCACCTTGGCGTTTGGCGAATGTGGTGATTCGGGAAGTGTCCAGTCCTGCACCGGGTTCCGTGACACCGAAGCAGACGTGCAGATCTCCGGTCACGATACGAGGCAGGGTGCGCGCCTTGAGCTCGTCGGAGCCGTGCACCACAACCGGCTGCATGCCGAAAATCGACAGGTGAATCGCGCTGGCAGCGTTCATGCCACCGCCGGACTTGGCGACCTCCTCGGCGAGCAGGGTGGCTTCGGTGATCCCGAGACCGTGGCCGCCGTATTCGACGGGAATCGTCATGCCGAGCCAGCCGCCATCGGCGATCGCGCGGTAGAACTCGGTCGGAAACTCATGCGCCTGATCTTTTTCCATCCAATAGTGGTCGTCGAACTTCTGCGCTAGCTCCGCCACCGACCGTCGGATCAGTTCCTGGTCTTCGGTCAGCTCGAAGTTCATTCCACCGCCGGGCACTCCTGAATCTCCTTTTCACTGCTTGCGCCGAGATTGCCGTGAGGGTCGTGGATTACCGAAAATCACGACCTGAGCGCAATCTCGACGCAGCTCATCCAGGCCCGAGAAGGTCGCGCCTCAGTCCTTGTTGCCGGTCAACGCTTTCGCGTTGGCTGCGAAATCCGCGAACGACGAGCCCGCCCGGTCTTTGTGGTGGGACAGCGCTCGGATCGACACATCGTGCCCCTCGGCGGCCTTGCGCAGCGCGCCGACCGTCGCCTGCTCACGGGAGATGTGGGTGAACGGGTCGAAGGAGTACCAGCGCATTGCGTTCTCGTGGGTGATCTTGTGGATCTCGCTGTCAGGAACGTTGTTCTCCGACAACACATCCCAGAGTTCTTCCGGCGCCCCCGGCCACATCGAGTCGCTGTGCGGGTAGTCGGCCTCCCAGGCGATGTTGTCGATGCCGATCATGTCGCGCAGCTTGACGCCCACCGGGTCGCTGATGAAACAGGTCAGGAAGTGTTCGCGGAAAACCTCGGAGGGCAGCTTGCCGCCGAAGTTCTGATGGGTCCATGTCGAATGCATCTCGAACGTGCGGTCCACTCGCTCGAGGAAGTACGGGATCCAGCCGGTGCCGCCCTCCGACAGCGCGATCTTCAAATCCGGGTATTCCTTGATCGGCCTGGACCACAGCAGATCCGCGGCGGCCTGCACGATGTTCATCGGCTGCAGTGTGATCATCACGTCCATCGGCGCATCGGGTGCCGTGATGGCCAACCTGCCTGATGACCCGATGTGCACGTTCATCACGGTGTTGGTGTCGCACAGCGCCTTCCACAGCGGGTTCCAGTACGGGTCGTGGAAGCTCGGGTAACCCATCGCCGCCGGGTTTTCTGTGAAGGTCAGCGCGTGCACCCCTTTCTTGGAGACGCGCCGCACCTCCTGGGCGCACGCCTCCGCATCCCAGATCACCGGTAGCGCCATTGGGATGAACCGGGCGGGGTAGGCCCCGCACCATTCTTCGATGTGCCAGTCGTTGTAGGCCTGCACCAGCGCCACCGAGAACTCCGGGTCCTCGGTGGCGAACAGCCGCCCGGCGAAACCCGGGAAGGACGGGAAGCAGATTGACGCCAGGATGCCACCGGCGTTCATGTCCTTGACCCGCTCGTCGACGTTGTAACAACCCGGCCGAATCTCGTCCAGCCCGGTTGGCTCGATGCCGTACTCCTCCTTCGGCCGGCCGGCCACCGCGTTGAGCGCCACGTTGGGTATCACCGTGTCGCGGAACTGCCAGGTGTCCGAACCGTCCGGGTTGTGCACCAGCCGGGGCGCGTCGTCGAGGTACTTATTCGGCAGATGGTTCTTGAACATGTCCGGCGGCTCGACCGTGTGATCATCGACGCTGATCAGGATCATGTCGTCTTTGTTCATCGCCGTTCCTTTCGATCGGCCGCGGGTCCGCTGGCCCCAGCTTCCGCCTGCAGTTCTCTACCTCTGAAAACTATCTTCTCGCACTACGAGAATCAACATCTGCCGCCGCCACGGGCGCCCGCAAGGGGCGCTGTTGCACAACTGTGGCCCGCAAACTGGCTGGTTGAAGGCGGGCATTGACCAATTCGTCGAATCGTGCAAGTCTATTAGTTCGAAATGAGAATATGATTCTCGCTATCTGAGAGGGGCGGCTGGATGCGCGTGGAACCGCTGCCGGCGGATCAGTGGGACGAGGCCGTGCAGCGATCGCTCGCCGAGATGCTCCCAGAGGATCGCCGGAATCCGCGCGATGCCGGCAACCTCCTGGCCACGCTGGCGCGCCATCCGGAGTTGGCGCGCGCGTTTCTTCGATTCGGCGGGTATCTGCTGACCAGATCGACGCTGCCGCCGCGGCTGCGAGAGCAGGTCATCCTGCGGGTCGGGCACCGGCGCGGTTGTGCTTACGAGTGGGAACACCATGTCACGCTCGGCAAGCGGGTGGGGCTCTCCGACGCCGACATCGCCGCCGCGCAATCGGGCGAGGCGGTCGACGAATTCGACCGCACCCTGCTGCGCGCCGTCGACGAGCTCGACGAGAAGTCCAACCTGTCGGATGCGACCTGGGCCGCGCTCGGCGAGCGGCTCGACGAGCGGCAGCTAATGGACTTGATCTTTACCATCGGCGGCTACACCGCACTGGCGATGGCGCTGAACACTTTTGGCGTTGAAGTGGAACGAGAGAGGTAACAACCGTGGCGCACTTCCCGAAACCGGCTGCGGGGAGCTGGACAGAGAACTATCCCGAACTTGGCACCGCACCCGTCGATTACACCGATTCGATCGACCCGGACTTCTTCGAAGCCGAGCGCGAGGCGATCTTCAAGCGGACATGGCTCACCGTCGGCCGCGTCGAGCGGCTCCCGCGCACCGGCAGCTACTTCACCAAGGAGTTGCCCTCGGCCGGCCCCGGGATGTCGGTGGTCGTGGTCAAGACCAAGGACGGGTCGATCAAGGCGTTCCACAACGTGTGCCGCCACCGCGGAAACAAGCTGGTATGGAACGACTATCCGCACGAGGAAACCGCGGGTACGTGCCGGCAGTTCACCTGCAAGTACCACGCGTGGCGCTACAACCTTGACGGCGAGCTGACGTTCATCCAGCAAGAGGACGAGTTCTTCGAGGTCGACAAAAGCCAGTACGGACTGGTCCCGGTACGTTGCGAGGTATGGGAGGGGTTCGTCTTCGTCAACCTCGACTCCAACGCGCAACCGCTGCGCGAATACCTCGGCCAATTGGCCAAGGGCATCGAAGGCTACCCGTTCCACGAGATGACCGAGGTCTACACGTACAAGGCCGAAGTCAACAGCAACTGGAAGCTGTTCATCGACGCGTTCGCCGAGTTCTACCACGCCCCGGTGCTGCACCAGGGCCAGTACACCAAAGAAGAAGCCGCCAAGATCATCAAGCACGGCTTCGAGGCGCTGTACTACGAACTGGCCAGCCCGCACGCGATGATCTCCACCTGGGGCGGCCAGGCCCCGCCCCCGGACTTGAACATGGTCAAGCCCATGGACCGGAAGTTGCGCAGCGGGTTGTTCGGTCCCTGGGATAAGCCCGAGGTCATCGAGAAGCTCGAGCAGCTGCCGCCCGGCGTCAATCCGACCGGCGCCCCGCAGTGGGGTATCGATTCATGGCACTTCTTCCCGAACTTCATGCTGCTGATCTGGGAGCCCGGCTGGTACCTGACCTACCACTACTGGCCCACCGCCGTCGACAAGCACATCTTCGAGACCAGTTTGTACTTCGTGCCGCCGCGGAACGCGCGCGAACGGTTGGCCCAGGAGCTGGCCGCGGTGACGTTCAAGGAGTACGCGCTTCAGGATGCCAATACGCTGGAGGCCACCCAGACCATGATCGGCACCAAAGTGGTCCGCGAATTTCCGCTCTGTGACCAAGAGATCCTGCTGCGCCACCTGCACAAGGTGACCGGAGACTACGTTAAGGAGTACCGCAACAATGGCTCTGCCCGCTGAATTCGCCGACCTGGAGCCGTTTTCGGACTGGGATCTGGCCACCGAGCCCGAGCGCTACGCCAAGCGGCTGTCCTCGTCCATGGCCGAAATGCAGGCGTTCTACGACGCTGCGTTCCCACGCCTGGACGACGCCATCGCCTACTGCGACCAGTTTCCGCTCGACGAGCTGCCCGACGATGCCAGGTCTTTGATGCACCTGATGCAGTCGCTGATCATGGTGTCGTTCCCGATCGAGGCGTGGAAGCAACCGAGGGTGCCCGACAGCGGCGCCACCTATCTGGACTGCATCAGGGAACCGGTGATCTGAGAGGTGTTGACGCTCAAGGCCGCTGGGCTGCTCGACGTCGACGCGGGCGAGATCGTCCGGCCCGGCATCCTGCGGGTCGACGGCGACCGGATCGCCGGGGTGGGCGGCAACGTCGACGGTGACGTCATCGACCTCGGCGACCAGATCCTGCTGCCGGGGCTGATGGACATGGAGGTCAACCTCCTGATGGGCGGGCGCGGGGAGCAACCCGGGCTCTCCCAGGTTCAAGACGACCCCCCGACGCGGCTGCTGCGAGCCGTCGGTAATGCCCGCCGCACGCTGCGTGCCGGATTCACCACGGTGCGCAACCTCGGGCTGTTCGTCAAGACCGGCGGTTATCTGCTCGACGTCGCACTGGGCAAAGCGATCGACGCCGGCTGGATCGACGGCCCGCGGGTGGTGCCGGCCGGTCATGCGATCACCCCGACCGGCGGGCACTTGGACCCCACCATGTTTCAGGCTCTCGCGCCGGGCGTACTGCCGCTCACGGTCGAAGAAGGCATCGCCAACGGGATCGACGAAGTGCGCAAAGCGGTGCGCTACCAGATCAAGCACGGCGCCCAGCTGATCAAAGTGTGCGCATCCGGCGGCGTCATGTCGTTGAC encodes:
- a CDS encoding SDR family NAD(P)-dependent oxidoreductase; amino-acid sequence: MSRYFDLSGRAAMVTGAAGGIGSAVAKALADAGAAVLVTDVDKDAAAAVAESILASGGRAESAALDVSDRESADAAAAQAADLADGKLHILVNNAGVTQPAMFEKTTQESFRLLFDIHVMGTFNCTQAALPYIPTDGTGRVINVTSAAGITGTLGQVNYSAAKAGIIGITKSCAREFATKNILVNALAPLAATPMTETIRTNEKFAANMMNRIPLKRWAEPEEIAGAFVFLASDAASYITGQVLPVDGGMVM
- a CDS encoding acyl-CoA dehydrogenase family protein — encoded protein: MNFELTEDQELIRRSVAELAQKFDDHYWMEKDQAHEFPTEFYRAIADGGWLGMTIPVEYGGHGLGITEATLLAEEVAKSGGGMNAASAIHLSIFGMQPVVVHGSDELKARTLPRIVTGDLHVCFGVTEPGAGLDTSRITTFAKRQGDHYVVNGRKVWISKALESEKILLLTRNQSYDEVTKKTDGMTLFLTDLDRARVDIRPIPKMGRNAVSSNELFIDNLEVPVEDRIGEEGKGFQYILHGLNPERMLIAAEALGIGRVALDKAVKYATDREVFGRPIGMNQGIQFPLADSLARLDAAELMLRKATWLYDNGKPCGREANTAKYLCADAGFTAADRALQTHGGMGYAEEYNVSRYFREARLMKIAPVSQEMILNYLGSHTLKLPRSY
- a CDS encoding amidohydrolase family protein yields the protein MNKDDMILISVDDHTVEPPDMFKNHLPNKYLDDAPRLVHNPDGSDTWQFRDTVIPNVALNAVAGRPKEEYGIEPTGLDEIRPGCYNVDERVKDMNAGGILASICFPSFPGFAGRLFATEDPEFSVALVQAYNDWHIEEWCGAYPARFIPMALPVIWDAEACAQEVRRVSKKGVHALTFTENPAAMGYPSFHDPYWNPLWKALCDTNTVMNVHIGSSGRLAITAPDAPMDVMITLQPMNIVQAAADLLWSRPIKEYPDLKIALSEGGTGWIPYFLERVDRTFEMHSTWTHQNFGGKLPSEVFREHFLTCFISDPVGVKLRDMIGIDNIAWEADYPHSDSMWPGAPEELWDVLSENNVPDSEIHKITHENAMRWYSFDPFTHISREQATVGALRKAAEGHDVSIRALSHHKDRAGSSFADFAANAKALTGNKD
- a CDS encoding carboxymuconolactone decarboxylase family protein; the encoded protein is MRVEPLPADQWDEAVQRSLAEMLPEDRRNPRDAGNLLATLARHPELARAFLRFGGYLLTRSTLPPRLREQVILRVGHRRGCAYEWEHHVTLGKRVGLSDADIAAAQSGEAVDEFDRTLLRAVDELDEKSNLSDATWAALGERLDERQLMDLIFTIGGYTALAMALNTFGVEVERER
- a CDS encoding aromatic ring-hydroxylating oxygenase subunit alpha; this translates as MAHFPKPAAGSWTENYPELGTAPVDYTDSIDPDFFEAEREAIFKRTWLTVGRVERLPRTGSYFTKELPSAGPGMSVVVVKTKDGSIKAFHNVCRHRGNKLVWNDYPHEETAGTCRQFTCKYHAWRYNLDGELTFIQQEDEFFEVDKSQYGLVPVRCEVWEGFVFVNLDSNAQPLREYLGQLAKGIEGYPFHEMTEVYTYKAEVNSNWKLFIDAFAEFYHAPVLHQGQYTKEEAAKIIKHGFEALYYELASPHAMISTWGGQAPPPDLNMVKPMDRKLRSGLFGPWDKPEVIEKLEQLPPGVNPTGAPQWGIDSWHFFPNFMLLIWEPGWYLTYHYWPTAVDKHIFETSLYFVPPRNARERLAQELAAVTFKEYALQDANTLEATQTMIGTKVVREFPLCDQEILLRHLHKVTGDYVKEYRNNGSAR